A part of Candida albicans SC5314 chromosome 2, complete sequence genomic DNA contains:
- a CDS encoding uncharacterized protein (Predicted mitochondrial i-AAA protease supercomplex; degrades misfolded mitochondrial proteins; Hap43-repressed gene) has protein sequence MGVYIPPPNDKDDGDKKKQDTNSNTNQPTPPSSSSPSGSTTIYIPNPASSIPRNPKVGLIWGPLTPASDNLPALYSMIGLQFVIGCGFFKYARTLSRLRPIGGFQQQPHAHMAPKLVRTGPIWKIALSVITGSALSFGSGLELCRVTLPYDPWYDEAQHYRRMAVKNGDKPSSWFGAYRYYKPMDFKTWIDKVGDWIENVEKEIKIDDPANFANLSLELGKNSNVINVQRQPQTSGGILNKLNNKGKYLEIYTKLNENNTKRWEKLLHEDLNEVTELNKAPRLDLILEGKSDLINPEFTKSAIILGNHTMDDDDQFEMVWLNFEPWDELKLDTEYDIRLVPSYAGATEEIENEDQESPLTDNVVAKQT, from the coding sequence ATGGGAGTATACATACCACCACCGAACGACAAAGATGACGGagataaaaagaaacaggATACCAACTCCAacaccaaccaaccaacccccccctcatcatcatcaccgTCAGGTTCTACAACTATATATATCCCAAACCCAGCTTCCTCAATTCCACGAAATCCCAAAGTTGGTTTAATATGGGGCCCATTAACTCCAGCATCTGATAATTTGCCTGCATTATACTCGATGATCGGTTTACAATTTGTAATTGGTTGTGGGTTTTTCAAATACGCCCGAACCTTATCTCGACTTCGACCAATTGGTGGgttccaacaacaacctcaTGCTCACATGGCTCCAAAATTGGTACGTACTGGTCCCATTTGGAAAATTGCCTTGAGTGTGATTACTGGATCCGCGTTATCATTTGGAAGTGGATTGGAATTGTGTCGAGTGACATTACCGTATGATCCATGGTATGATGAAGCACAACACTATCGACGCATGGCAGTAAAGAATGGCGATAAACCAAGTTCATGGTTTGGAGCATATAGATATTATAAACCAATGGATTTTAAAACTTGGATAGACAAAGTTGGTGATTGGATTGAAAATGTCGAAAAGGAAATAAAAATCGATGATCCAGCAAATTTTGCCAATCTATCATTGGAATTAGGAAAGAATAGCAATGTAATCAATGTTCAACGTCAACCTCAAACAAGTGGAGGGATATTAAACAAGTTGAATAATAAGGGGAAATACTTGGAAATTTACACCAAgttgaatgaaaataatacgAAAAGATGGGAGAAACTTTTACATGAAGATTTGAATGAAGTGACAGAATTGAATAAGGCTCCAAGATTAGATTTGATACTAGAAGGGAAATCTGATTTGATCAACCCAGAATTTACAAAATCTGCCATAATCTTGGGGAACCATACTATGGATGACGATGATCAGTTTGAAATGGTGTGGTTGAATTTCGAGCCATGGGATGAATTGAAACTAGATACAGAATATGATATTCGTCTTGTTCCAAGCTATGCAGGTGCCACtgaagaaatagaaaacGAGGATCAAGAGTCTCCTCTCACTGACAACGTGGTGGCGAAACAGacctaa
- the NBN1 gene encoding histone acetyltransferase (Subunit of the NuA4 histone acetyltransferase complex; Plc1p-regulated), with the protein MDTSTVLEKYTQDLSNLPLEVRHLLEEIKSKDVQVSEARKRYQTRDHQLHKFIRTNGTLTKHPKEDQLYSKIEEDMKLVQKLQKEKILLANTALFLISKHLYHFETDIAKLERDELLPPLEHPIELTEVSKDEYAKSLNGFSDSASATPTPRNGSSATPVAETVKKIQKKKLSVKGASSSSAQSSSASRQVKRLRSEEIEDPLPYEGGSLAFNGNVAMSINSAADANGPNGEDADNNLYCFCQRVSFGEMIGCDNEDCKYEWFHWSCVGITSPPKDDEIWYCPDCASKMEKRKKKRKN; encoded by the coding sequence ATGGATACATCAACTGTACTTGAGAAATACACACAGGATTTATCTAATCTACCACTTGAAGTGAGGCATTTATTAGAGGAAATCAAAAGCAAAGATGTACAAGTCTCAGAAGCAAGGAAACGATACCAAACTCGTGACCATCAACTTCATAAATTTATACGAACAAATGGGACACTAACTAAACATCCAAAGGAAGACCAGTTGTATTCCAAGATCGAAGAAGATATGAAGCTTGTGCAGAAACTAcagaaagagaaaattcTATTGGCTAACACTGCATTGTTTTTGATATCGAAACATCTATATCATTTTGAGACAGACATTGCCAAGCTAGAAAGAGATGAATTGTTGCCTCCTTTAGAACACCCCATCGAGCTAACTGAAGTATCTAAAGACGAATACGCAAAATCACTTAATGGCTTTTCTGATAGTGCCTCTGCCACACCAACGCCTAGGAATGGATCATCGGCAACTCCAGTGGCAGAAACAGTGAAAAAGAtccaaaagaagaaacttAGTGTTAAAGGGGCGTCCTCTTCTCTGGCTCAGTCATCCTCTGCTTCAAGACAGGTGAAGCGACTCCGGTCAGAAGAGATAGAGGATCCTCTACCGTATGAGGGAGGATCATTGGCGTTCAATGGAAATGTAGCAATGAGCATAAATAGTGCAGCAGATGCAAATGGTCCAAACGGCGAAGATGCTGATAATAATctatattgtttttgtcAACGTGTTTCATTTGGTGAAATGATTGGTTGTGATAATGAAGACTGTAAGTATGAATGGTTTCATTGGAGTTGTGTTGGGATCACATCACCTCCTAAAGATGACGAAATTTGGTATTGTCCTGATTGTGCTTCAAAGAtggagaaaagaaaaaagaaacggAAGAACTGA
- a CDS encoding uncharacterized protein (Ortholog(s) have myosin binding activity, role in intracellular mRNA localization, mating type switching and cytoplasm localization) has translation MSQDIFKQRIEDENIEDTTTKDSLFRFFCDQELEESHGHELIDQIVKISRNPPYSKILYQLLMEYPDQFIKRLEIMNDQAAIIITNILGINSESEEIMQKLYSSLRWIMKSRVNLPFYLQVYSSLVTHSEVTNPEHLNLFLTFVDGQNEDVHRGVLVLVIQNLQLQKTKTLNVISEYLEIIMDENELSYGSFVNFVSVQTMCFPIIPEICATIYQDDKTRNHLLQRINSIIKGEDIPLALPTLKLITASCIIENCRNYTVSNFLKFLTQGCKISNSKIQVVSSVTISKLLKLLEVEKKDSEISVIHLAEILINYFKHAKVLDEYVEYSVEGLMYLSLYWKVRELIRMDVNLIKLFLAKLKETSTDSTNINTSFQYGVLSIFSNLTKTRDTNDKESNSNTRNRLKTAASPKYGSNNEQENQEGITLFNRELLNDNKIVSTIASLKSYKSGSNNSLSEVIKIIYHLSSDQRKQVRIELVKQGALTIVLNYLINFSEMKRHGNLIRVLPKPQDEIVQQCRTYANRSLARMLIVVDPQTAFSKYDSRVAIPFLKELLGPDISQYQGGDTDSYLHDMSLLDHFECLLALTNIAATAKPELKHYMVTQLFDSYLDNFIISEDSKIRKATWELIANLSTEVPLLVKFFNWDAEAARKRFGLSMQLLQSGEVSLQATIAIFLLHSTDIDPLAAQIVSDDNKFNTFIDIITDIFSTQLSEKSLILPMEYVLLNLAIAAGNHSKTNFSTLASNTKLKDCCRDILRSGGEEEREVIMEVIKTCQFK, from the coding sequence ATGTCACAGGATATATTTAAACAAAGAATCGAGGATGAGAATATTGAAGACACAACTACCAAGGATTCATTATTCAGGTTCTTTTGTGACCAAGAGTTGGAAGAGTCTCACGGTCACGAGCTCATTGATCAAATAGTAAAGATTTCTCGTAATCCCCCATATTCAAAGATtttatatcaattattaatggAGTATCCTGaccaatttattaaacgCCTTGAAATTATGAATGACCAAGCGGCTATTATAATTACCAATATTTTAGGTATTAATAGCGAATCTGAAGAGATAATGCAAAAGTTGTATTCCAGCTTAAGATGGATCATGAAGTCACGTGTTAATTTGCCATTCTACTTACAGGTATATAGCTCTTTGGTAACTCATTCTGAAGTCACAAATCCAGAGCATCTAAACCTATTTTTAACATTTGTGGACGGACAAAATGAAGATGTTCACCGTGGAGTTTTGGTGTTGGTTATACAGAACTTGCAACTACAAAAAACGAAAACATTAAACGTAATATCAGAGTATCTAGAAATAATTATGGATGAAAACGAACTCAGTTACGGCAGCTTTGTTAATTTTGTATCTGTTCAAACCATGTGTTTCCCTATTATCCCCGAAATATGTGCCACCATTTACCAGGATGACAAAACAAGAAACCACTTGTTGCAACGCATAAACAGCATTATCAAGGGTGAGGACATTCCTTTAGCTTTGCCTactttgaaattgattacaGCCTCATGCATTATTGAGAATTGTCGAAATTACACTGTTTCCAACTTTCTCAAGTTCCTAACACAGGGGTGTAAAATCAGTAATAGCAAAATCCAAGTTGTTTCAAGTGTAACTATCAGTAAACTATTGAAATTACTCGAAGTTGAAAAGAAGGATTCTGAGATAAGTGTTATACACTTAGCtgaaattttgataaattatttcaaGCATGCCAAAGTTTTAGATGAATACGTGGAATACTCCGTAGAGGGGTTGATGTATTTGTCATTGTACTGGAAGGTCAGAGAATTAATTAGAATGGATGTAAACTTAATCAAACTATTTCTTGCAAAGCTCAAAGAGACATCAACAGATTCCACCAATATTAATACGTCATTTCAATATGGAGTGTTGTCAATTTTCTCAAATTTGACAAAAACAAGAGATACCAATGACaaagaatcaaattcaaacacTAGAAATCGTTTAAAAACAGCAGCAAGTCCTAAATATGGATCCAATAACGAACAAGAAAACCAAGAAGGCATTACTTTATTTAACCGAGAACTACTTAACGATAACAAAATTGTATCCACTATAGCCTCGTTAAAGTCTTATAAATCAGGTTCAAATAATTCACTTTCTGAAGTaatcaaaattatataCCACTTGTCATCAGATCAAAGGAAACAGGTCCGAATCGAATTGGTCAAACAAGGTGCATTGACTATAGtgttaaattatttaattaatttcagTGAAATGAAACGCCACGGAAACTTAATAAGAGTCCTTCCTAAACCACAAGACGAAATAGTTCAACAGTGTCGTACTTACGCTAATAGGTCGTTGGCAAGAatgttgattgttgttgatccTCAAACTGCGTTTTCCAAGTACGATTCACGAGTTGCTATACCATTTCTAAAGGAATTGTTGGGTCCAGATATATCCCAATATCAGGGAGGTGATACCGATTCTTATCTTCACGACATGTCATTATTGGATCATTTTGAATGCTTACTAGCATTAACCAATATAGCAGCCACAGCCAAACCAGAGCTTAAGCATTACATGGTTACACAACTATTTGATTCGTATTTAGAtaactttattatttcaGAAGATTCGAAAATTCGAAAAGCAACTTGGGAATTGATAGCAAACTTGAGCACAGAAGTTCCTCTTTTAGTGAAATTCTTTAACTGGGATGCCGAAGCTGCCAGAAAGCGATTCGGCTTATCGATGCAATTGCTTCAATCAGGGGAAGTGAGTTTACAGGCAACCATTGCTATTTTCTTGTTGCATTCTACAGATATTGATCCACTAGCAGCACAGATTGTGTCTGACGacaataaattcaatactTTCATTGACATAATAACGGACATTTTTTCGACTCAATTGAGTGAAAAAAGTTTGATTTTACCAATGGAATACGTGCTATTAAATTTAGCAATTGCTGCTGGAAATCATTCTAAAACGAATTTCTCCACTTTAGCttcaaatacaaaattgaaagattgTTGCCGAGATATACTTCGATCCGGAGGGGAAGAAGAACGAGAAGTAATAATGGAGGTAATCAAAACTTGTCAGTTTAAATAG
- the COX6 gene encoding cytochrome c oxidase subunit VI (Putative cytochrome c oxidase; flucytosine induced): MFSATVRSALRSRLSAQVPRASNTLRAVTISKPLTSQIRSYSSNHHEETFEEFTARFEKEFENAYDLFEVQRILNNCFAYDLVPAPAVIEKALQACRRVNDYPTAVRTFEALKFKVETPEQYQAYLEELKDIRKELGIDLKEDLYTEDKI; encoded by the exons ATGTTTTCCGCTACTGTCCGTTCTGCTTTGAGATCAAGATTATCTGCTCAAGTCCCAAGAGCTTCTAACACTTTAAGAGCTGTCACTATCTCTAAACCATTGACTTCACAAATCAGATCTTATTCTTCAAACCATCACGAAGAAACTTTTGAAGAATTCACTGCTAG atttgaaaaagaatttgaaaatgctTACGATTTATTCGAAGTTCAAAGAATTTTAAACAACTGTTTTGCTTACGATTTGGTTCCAGCTCCAGCTGTAATTGAAAAAGCTTTACAAGCATGCAGAAGAGTTAACGATTATCCAACTGCCGTTAGAACTTTTGAAGCTTTGAAATTCAAAGTTGAGACTCCAGAACAATACCAAGCTTATTTGGAAGAATTAAAGGACATTAGAAAAGAATTGggtattgatttgaaagaagatTTATATACTGAAGATAAAATCTAA
- a CDS encoding uncharacterized protein (Ortholog of C. dubliniensis CD36 : Cd36_18230, Debaryomyces hansenii CBS767 : DEHA2E20636g, Pichia stipitis Pignal : PICST_66811 and Spathaspora passalidarum NRRL Y-27907 : SPAPADRAFT_60843), with protein sequence MCPIDFEDEFSILTSPQPAISQSFASFTNVPIIHSTSTTVPSNNNARAQRRTSNFFPPTNDNSVLSTPNIQVSTDSYQFPDISCSTTTTAITESAMSPFTTFNKTALSEPPQSPFYVKTPSSMTTSNLGSPVINKLNQANFNAMNYQLTNSLHDLHLQSSLDSSLTSLAHQHQHQQQHMHDVYHNGNFHIRLPNISHQESIYNTEQHNILNQQNNYYERSQNHTQESENGFMLSTNSIDTPKLSPVLSQSIWNSEIIPELPKVEKRENRYSNKVNNPAFIPSEHPAEAKNASTDNNSQSPKNTTLDNDDIPPPQPQNQNIKFPKQVKYTPRHNHFVEDMLNHDLTNRYSEGYSTTFYKRNKHGYMFIREATNTLHVHQNSWVQLKIKLPTTSSTVTGNKNNSSSKKLLSKKLKVNIKELPIWKPKP encoded by the coding sequence ATGTGTCCAATCGACTTCGAAGACGAATTTCTGATTCTAACGTCGCCCCAACCAGCAATCTCACAGTCATTCGCCAGTTTTACCAATGTACCAATCATCCACAGCACTAGCACTACCGTTCCTAGTAACAACAATGCAAGAGCACAAAGAAGAACTTCGAACTTTTTCCCACCAACCAACGATAACAGTGTGTTATCAACACCAAACATCCAAGTCTCAACAGACTCATATCAATTCCCTGACATCTCATGTTCAACTACCACAACAGCAATAACAGAGCTGGCAATGTCTCCATTCACGACATTCAATAAAACTGCACTTTCAGAACCACCACAAAGTCCATTTTATGTCAAGACCCCATCATCAATGACCACTAGCAATCTTGGGTCACCAGTGATTAATAAACTAAACCAAGCCAACTTCAATGCCATGAATTATCAGTTGACCAATAGTCTCCATGATTTGCATTTACAGTCGTCGTTAGACTCTTCACTAACTTCTTTGGCTCATCAGCATCAGCATCAGCAACAACATATGCATGATGTTTATCACAATGGTAATTTTCATATTCGTCTACCTAACATTTCCCATCAAGAGAGTATATACAATACTGAACAAcataatattttgaatcaacaaaataacTATTATGAACGATCTCAAAACCATACACAGGAACTGGAGAACGGGTTTATGTTGAGCACAAATTCCATTGATACACCAAAATTGAGTCCAGTGCTATCACAATCGATTTGGAATAGTGAAATTATTCCTGAGTTGCCAAAAGtagaaaaaagagagaatAGATATTCGAATAAGGTAAATAATCCTGCGTTCATACCAAGTGAACACCCAGCAGAAGCAAAGAATGCAAGTACTGACAACAATTCTCAAAGTCCAAAAAATACAACTCTAGATAACGACGAtataccaccaccacaaccacaaaatcaaaatataaagtTTCCTAAACAAGTCAAGTATACCCCACGCCATAATCACTTTGTTGAGGATATGCTAAATCATGATTTGACCAATCGGTATAGTGAAGGATACAGCACGACATTCTATAAACGAAATAAACATGGATATATGTTTATAAGAGAGGCAACAAATACATTACATGTTCATCAAAATTCTTGGgttcaattaaaaattaaacttcctacaacatcatcaacagtTACAggaaataaaaacaatagcAGTTCTAAAAAGCTATTAAGtaagaaattaaaagtgAATATCAAGGAATTGCCAATTTGGAAACCCAAACCATGA
- the PGA33 gene encoding Pga33p (Putative GPI-anchored protein of unknown function; Spider biofilm repressed): MRGIILLSFVLTSCLAADAVPAAADAAAVTTTTPAGAAAAAATTATTAKANTAATTNTAAAAAAAADTLTTKGTTTGTAKTTGVTTGTAKTTATTAVTSDTAVAANPATMNPSELSIYSLTVTMNQAQLQNFLATHSSGAATAGATGTSVASGASGASLEDSTTTTAAAAAGGNGAATIDDTTKGLTFVTSRTLKPSSSATSQGSAQASGSGSNASQANAAGVYSTNSVLVFVSICIGFIGGSLGI, from the coding sequence ATGAGAGGTATCATTTTATTGAGTTTTGTTCTCACATCATGTTTAGCGGCAGACGCTGTCCCCGCTGCCGCTGATGCTGCTGCTGTGACAACCACCACTCCAGCAggtgctgctgctgctgctgcaaCTACTGCCACCACAGCTAAAGCCAATACCGCTGCCACTACAAATACTGCTGCcgctgctgctgctgctgctgacACTTTGACTACTAAAGGAACTACTACAGGTACAGCAAAGACAACTGGAGTTACTACAGGTACAGCTAAAACTACTGCGACAACTGCCGTCACTTCAGATACTGCTGTGGCAGCAAATCCTGCTACTATGAACCCCTCCGAGTTGTCAATATATTCATTGACAGTTACTATGAACCAGGCACAATTACAAAACTTTTTGGCCACCCACTCAAGTGGTGCTGCTACTGCAGGTGCTACTGGAACATCTGTCGCATCTGGTGCATCTGGTGCAAGCTTGGAAGATtccactactactactgctgctgctgctgccgGGGGTAATGGTGCTGCTACTATCGATGATACCACTAAAGGTCTTACATTTGTCACCTCTAGAACTTTGAAACCAAGTAGTAGTGCAACCTCGCAAGGTTCCGCTCAAGCACTGGGTTCTGGTTCTAATGCTAGTCAAGCTAATGCCGCAGGTGTATATTCAACTAACTCTGTTCTTGTATTCGTTTCTATTTGCATAGGTTTTATTGGCGGTTCTTTGGGTATATAA
- a CDS encoding uncharacterized protein (Protein required for respiratory growth) — MFFLIQLQPSKTYIQIMLRPIRWNPRMVGIRSFSITRLNFNTNNNTRASPSSSSLFAYIHDYNTLLEKVKSTITSNSSESDILEAMNGIKNLQNNYPIQDQINDTSKLTKQSISIINTIFKNDDDRKFSSKLLHDILILNLPSSLNIKVIKHYYKSNPTDVISKEVALIPLRNAIFNAEFMKAIKLTDLTVGHENYINHMNQILKSGVIKLISTAIIVTLFTKLGVSSLIDAGVISQSWQSIGAINSIILTYLINSSFFISIVKLGRTLINAGGDYLTWQKGTFYTHWFKHADEMLFSSKIIEADRELNQGESNPDIIEELCRRPPDDRDSMRGLKPGVDRDGNKIRLLQLKDDLNKVTFQAYWMTGGDGFEWIEPDQDPADIQWRKHLELYNKPALKQGEFGALGWADDLIQKSTKDV; from the coding sequence ATGTTTTTTCTAATACAATTACAACCATCAAAAACTTACATTCAAATAATGCTAAGACCAATAAGGTGGAACCCCCGTATGGTGGGTATTAGACTGTTTTCTATTACCCGCTTGAATTTCAacacaaacaacaacaccagAGCATCCCCTTCAAgttcttctttgtttgcATATATTCATGATTACAATACATTACTTGAAAAagtcaaatcaacaataacgTCCAATTCTTCTGAATCAGATATATTGGAAGCAATGAATggaatcaaaaatttacaGAATAATTATCCTATTCAAGATCAAATTAATGATACTTCAAAATtaacaaaacaatcaatttctaTTATCAATACAATATTCAAAAACGACGATGACAGGAAATTCTCATCCAAATTATTACATGAcatattgatattgaatttaccTAGTTCTTTAAATATCAAGGTTATCAAACATTATTATAAATCCAATCCCACTGATGTTATCAGTAAAGAAGTGGCGTTGATCCCATTAAGAAATGCAATTTTCAATGCTGAATTCATGAAAGCAATCAAATTGACTGACTTAACTGTCGGTCATGAAAATTATATTAATCATATGAaccaaattttaaaatctgGAGTTATCAAACTCATTTCAACCGCGATTATAGTTACtttatttacaaaattggGGGTTTCTAGTTTGATTGATGCCGGAGTGATATCACAAAGTTGGCAAAGCATAGGAGCTATCAATTCGATTATTTTGACatatttgatcaattcaagtttttttaTCTCTATAGTCAAATTGGGTCGTACTTTAATAAATGCTGGGGGTGATTATTTGACCTGGCAAAAGGGGACTTTTTATACTCATTGGTTTAAACATGCTGATGAAATGTTATTTAGTTCGAAAATTATTGAAGCTGACCGTGAATTGAACCAAGGTGAAAGCAATCCTGATATTATTGAGGAATTATGTAGAAGACCACCTGATGATAGAGATAGTATGAGAGGATTGAAACCCGGGGTTGATAGGGATGGTAATAAGATTAGATTGTTGCAATTGAAAgatgatttgaataaagtTACGTTTCAAGCTTATTGGATGACAGGGGGTGATGGGTTTGAATGGATTGAACCTGATCAGGATCCAGCAGATATTCAATGGAGAAAACATTTAGAATTGTATAATAAACCAGCTTTGAAACAAGGTGAATTTGGTGCTTTGGGTTGGGCTGATGATTTGATACAGAAATCCACAAAAGACGTttag